In a single window of the Elaeis guineensis isolate ETL-2024a chromosome 8, EG11, whole genome shotgun sequence genome:
- the LOC105049929 gene encoding enhancer of mRNA-decapping protein 4 isoform X2, with protein MASPAGNPNPSSPFELHKLFKPLNPSPNSNPNASSPITPPSSYGVVPPSAYPPPSPGTFSYPPTTPPFHHHPFLHYPQEPLHRPIVSYPAAPPHIPSPNSSPNPSPNPSPGANPGARLMALLGNTAPSHLESAVSMPPSSSMTSEFSAPVNPPILHAIPSAPPAVLAVVGQPAPARLPSSKMPRGRHLGSGDRAMYDVDSRLPGESQPPQLEVTPITKYTSDPGLVLGRQIAVNRTYICYGLKLGAIRVLNINTALRSLLRGHTQRVTDMAFFAEDVHFLASASVDGRVFVWKIDEGPDEENKPQITGKIIIAIQIVGDGESYHPRICWHSHKQEILFVGIGNRVLKIDITKVGRGKEFSAEEPLRCPIEKLIDGVHFVGKHDGEVTDLSISQWMTTRLASASKDGMVKIWEDRKAVPLTTLRPHDGQAVNSVIFLTSPQRPDHINLITAGPLNREVKMWASAGDEGWLLPGDSEAWQCTQTLDLRSSSEPRLEEAFFNQVMVLPRASLIVLANAKKNAIYAVHVDYGPYPAATHMDYIADFTVAMPILSLTGTNDCLPDGEQVVQVYCVQTQAIQQYALDLSQCLPPPSDNVALGKDPCVSRVFDTPSLEGAAVSEPSRGPMVSDLPVGSPSPKCPTDNSTENSFIITSVASEVNIIHELSSSNVDVKPSAPPLPSSDADSANVVSSPVPLNLDLAGRLPPLRSPPKGFEQVPTLGDRDVDPSNVDFSVDRRADTVITSTPDVPSMNENLGKDESKAGQNDISVVPNPRFMFNLGGNATHLVTPSEILSGAISSSDSSNVNQGPKDEEVKVPDVLVNNKLENVEVEVKVMGESRSSQNEEFDSQKEAQVVPAESKEKSSQISEPNIEMANECSAVTETSNVEESHPVDDIAVAMSFEQHPSTGEEEIQDSTKDMPEKVAESVGAAAPAAKGKKSKGKQSQASGLSSPSLSPFNSTDPSYEPASSTGAPSAGAVFPQILAMQDMLNQLMTMQKEMQKQMSVIVAVPVTKEGKRVEAAVGRSMEKAIKANTDALWARFQEENAKSEKLERERMQQITSLITNCMNKDWPAMLERALKKEIPAVGQVIARAITPVIEKTISSAITDSFQRGVADKAVNQLEKSVNSKLEATVARQIQAQFQTSGKQALQDSLKSSLESSVIPAFEQSCKAMFEQVDAAFRKGMTEHTTAAQQQLEASHTPLAHTLRDAINSASTITQNLTTELIDGQRKLLALLAAGNTNSLNPIGMQPNNGPLAGLPEMVEAPLDPTKELTRLISERKYEEAFTMALQRSDVSIVSWLCSQVDLHAICSTVPLPLNQGVLLALLQQLACDISNETSRKVGWMTDVAVTINPTDPMITVHVRPIFEQVYNILAHQRSLPTTTASEATNIRLIMHVINSVLMSCK; from the exons ATGGCCTCCCCTGCTGGAAACCCCAACCCCTCCAGTCCCTTCGAGCTCCACAAGCTCTTCAAGCCCCTCAACCCCAGTCCGAACTCTAACCCTAACGCCTCTTCCCCCATCACCCCGCCCTCCTCCTACGGCGTCGTCCCGCCATCGGCGTACCCCCCGCCGTCCCCCGGCACCTTCTCCTACCCCCCCACCACCCCGCCGTTCCATCACCATCCTTTCCTCCACTACCCCCAGGAGCCCCTCCACCGCCCCATTGTCTCCTACCCCGCCGCCCCTCCCCACATCCCCAGCCCCAACTCAAGCCCTAATCCTAGCCCTAACCCTAGCCCCGGCGCCAACCCCGGCGCCCGTCTGATGGCGCTTCTGGGCAACACCGCCCCCTCCCACCTCGAATCCGCGGTCTCGATGCCTCCCTCATCCTCTATGACGTCAGAATTCTCCGCCCCAGTTAACCCGCCGATCCTCCATGCCATTCCTTCCGCGCCGCCGGCGGTCCTGGCGGTGGTCGGCCAGCCGGCGCCGGCAAGGCTGCCAAGCAGCAAGATGCCGAGAGGAAGGCACCTGGGGAGCGGGGACCGGGCGATGTACGATGTCGACTCGCGGCTGCCGGGGGAGTCCCAGCCGCCCCAGCTTGAGGTCACTCCGATCACCAAGTACACGTCGGATCCGGGGCTTGTTTTGGGTCGCCAGATCGCGGTCAACCGAACGTACATCTGCTATGGGCTCAAGCTGGGCGCGATCCGCGTGCTTAACATCAACACAGCGCTAAGATCGCTGCTCCGGGGACACACTCAG AGGGTTACGGACATGGCTTTCTTTGCTGAAGATGTCCACTTTCTAGCCAG TGCGAGTGTAGACGGGAGGGTTTTTGTATGGAAGATTGATGAAGGACCTGATGAGGAAAATAAGCCACAAATAACAGGAAAAATCATAATTGCCATTCAGATTGTAGGAGATGGAGAATCATATCATCCGCGAATTTGTTGGCACTCTCACAAACAA GAAATTTTATTTGTCGGAATTGGAAATCGTGTGCTAAAAATTGACATAACAAAGGTGGGAAGAGGAAAAGAATTTTCTGCAGAGGAACCTCTCCGATGCCCAATTGAGAAGCTGATTGATGGAGTGCATTTTGTGGGCAAACATGATGGTGAAGTGACGGATTTGTCAATATCTCAGTGGATGACAACTCGTTTAGCTTCTGCATCAAAAGACGGCATG GTTAAGATCTGGGAAGATCGTAAAGCTGTTCCACTTACAACTTTAAGGCCACATGATGGTCAAGCAGTCAATTCAGTCATATTCTTGACATCGCCTCAAAGACCTGATCACATTAATCTCATCACAGCG GGTCCGCTGAATAGAGAAGTGAAAATGTGGGCATCTGCTGGTGATGAAGGTTGGCTGCTGCCAGGTGATTCTGAAGCATGGCAATGCACTCAGACTTTGGACTTGAGAAGTTCTTCAGAACCTCGGCTTGAGGAGGCATTTTTTAACCAAGTTATGGTTTTGCCTCGAGCAAGCCTAATAGTACTTGCAAATGCTAAAAAAAATGCTATATATGCAGTTCATGTAGACTATGGTCCATATCCAGCAGCTACACACATGGACTATATAGCAGACTTTACTGTTGCAATGCCTATTTTGAGTCTTACTGGGACGAATGATTGCCTTCCTGATGGGGAACAGGTGGTTCAAGTTTACTGTGTCCAGACACAGGCTATTCAGCAGTATGCATTGGATTTATCACAATGTTTGCCTCCGCCAAGTGATAATGTTGCATTGGGGAAGGATCCTTGTGTCTCACGTGTTTTTGACACACCTAGTTTGGAGGGGGCAGCAGTTTCAGAACCTTCCCGTGGACCTATGGTTAGTGATCTTCCTGTGGGAAGTCCTTCACCCAAATGCCCAACTGATAACAGCACTGAGAATTCATTTATAATAACCTCAGTAGCTTCAGAGGTTAACATTATTCATGAGCTGTCCTCATCGAATGTTGATGTGAAGCCCAGTGCTCCTCCACTTCCAAGTTCAGATGCTGATTCTGCAAATGTTGTATCCTCCCCTGTTCCCTTGAATTTGGACCTTGCAGGAAGACTACCTCCCttgagaagccctccaaaaggttTTGAGCAGGTACCAACACTTGGTGATCGTGATGTTGACCCATCAAATGTTGATTTTTCGGTTGATAGGAGAGCGGACACTGTTATCACAAGTACACCTGATGTTCCTTCCATGAATGAGAACTTAGGAAAGGATGAATCTAAAGCTGGCCAAAATGATATTTCTGTGGTGCCAAATCCTCGTTTTATGTTTAACCTGGGTGGCAACGCAACACACCTGGTAACTCCATCTGAAATCTTATCAGGTGCTATATCTTCATCTGACAGCAGTAATGTCAATCAAGGTCCAAAAGATGAGGAAGTAAAGGTTCCGGATGTGCTTGTTAATAATAAATTGGAGAATGTAGAGGTGGAAGTTAAAGTTATGGGTGAGAGTAGATCAAGCCAGAATGAGGAATTTGACTCTCAAAAAGAGGCTCAAGTTGTTCCTGCTGAGAGCAAGGAGAAATCCTCCCAAATTTCAGAACCAAACATTGAGATGGCCAATGAATGTTCGGCAGTAACTGAAACTAGCAATGTGGAAGAATCTCACCCTGTTGATGACATAGCTGTTGCCATGTCATTTGAACAGCATCCAAGTACTGGTGAGGAAGAAATTCAAGACAGCACAAAAGATATGCCTGAAAAGGTGGCAGAATCTGTTGGTGCTGCAGCACCTGCCGCCAAAGGGAAGAAATCAAAGGGAAAGCAGTCTCAAGCTTCTGGATTATCATCCCCTTCCTTGAGTCCTTTTAACTCCACTGATCCTTCATATGAACCAGCAAGCAGTACAGGCGCTCCTTCTGCTGGTGCTGTGTTTCCTCAAATTCTGGCCATGCAGGATATGCTGAACCAG CTTATGACCATGCAAAAGGAAATGCAGAAGCAGATGAGTGTGATAGTGGCTGTTCCTGTCACCAAAGAAGGCAAAAGAGTGGAGGCAGCTGTGGGGCGGAGCATGGAGAAAGCTATCAAGGCTAATACTGATGCTTTGTGGGCACGTTTCCAGGAGGAAAATGCAAAAAGTGAGAAGCTAGAGAGAGAACGAATGCAGCAGATAACAAGTTTGATCACAAACTGTATGAACAAGGATTGGCCTGCCATGTTGGAAAGGGCATTAAAGAAGGAAATCCCTGCAGTCGGGCAAGTCATAGCTCGTGCAATTACACCAGTTATTGAGAAGACAATTTCTTCAGCAATAACTGACTCATTTCAG AGAGGGGTTGCAGACAAAGCAGTAAATCAGTTGGAGAAGTCCGTCAATTCAAAACTTGAAGCTACAGTGGCTAGGCAGATCCAAGCACAATTCCAAACTTCTGGGAAGCAAGCTCTTCAG GATTCATTAAAATCTTCTCTAGAATCCTCAGTGATTCCTGCATTTGAGCAGTCTTGCAAAGCAATGTTTGAACAAGTAGATGCTGCATTCAGGAAAGGAATGACTGAACATACTACTGCAGCACAGCAACAACTTGAGGCATCACATACTCCACTTGCTCACACTTTGAGG GATGCAATCAATTCTGCATCAACAATTACCCAAAACCTTACCACTGAATTGATTGATGGCCAGCGGAAGCTTTTAGCTCTCCTTGCAGCAGGAAACACGAATTCATTGAATCCCATTGGTATGCAGCCAAACAATGGCCCACTGGCAGGTCTTCCTGAGATG GTTGAGGCACCTCTGGATCCAACAAAAGAACTAACAAGATTAATATCTGAACGGAAATACGAGGAAGCATTCACTATGGCTCTTCAAAGAAGTGACGTGTCCATTGTCTCTTGGTTATGTTCGCAG GTTGATTTGCATGCAATTTGTTCCACGGTACCACTTCCTCTAAATCAAGGAGTACTGCTAGCTCTTCTGCAGCAGCTAGCATGCGATATCAGCAATGAGACATCCCGCAAAGTGGGATGGATGACAGATGTAGCTGTAACTATCAATCCAACAGACCCTATGATCACAGTGCATGTACGGCCGATATTTGAGCAGGTCTATAACATATTGGCCCACCAAAGATCGCTTCCTACAACCACAGCATCTGAAGCTACCAACATCCGACTAATAATGCATGTTATAAATTCAGTATTAATGAGCTGTAAATGA
- the LOC105049929 gene encoding enhancer of mRNA-decapping protein 4 isoform X1 yields MASPAGNPNPSSPFELHKLFKPLNPSPNSNPNASSPITPPSSYGVVPPSAYPPPSPGTFSYPPTTPPFHHHPFLHYPQEPLHRPIVSYPAAPPHIPSPNSSPNPSPNPSPGANPGARLMALLGNTAPSHLESAVSMPPSSSMTSEFSAPVNPPILHAIPSAPPAVLAVVGQPAPARLPSSKMPRGRHLGSGDRAMYDVDSRLPGESQPPQLEVTPITKYTSDPGLVLGRQIAVNRTYICYGLKLGAIRVLNINTALRSLLRGHTQRVTDMAFFAEDVHFLASASVDGRVFVWKIDEGPDEENKPQITGKIIIAIQIVGDGESYHPRICWHSHKQEILFVGIGNRVLKIDITKVGRGKEFSAEEPLRCPIEKLIDGVHFVGKHDGEVTDLSISQWMTTRLASASKDGMVKIWEDRKAVPLTTLRPHDGQAVNSVIFLTSPQRPDHINLITAGPLNREVKMWASAGDEGWLLPGDSEAWQCTQTLDLRSSSEPRLEEAFFNQVMVLPRASLIVLANAKKNAIYAVHVDYGPYPAATHMDYIADFTVAMPILSLTGTNDCLPDGEQVVQVYCVQTQAIQQYALDLSQCLPPPSDNVALGKDPCVSRVFDTPSLEGAAVSEPSRGPMVSDLPVGSPSPKCPTDNSTENSFIITSVASEVNIIHELSSSNVDVKPSAPPLPSSDADSANVVSSPVPLNLDLAGRLPPLRSPPKGFEQVPTLGDRDVDPSNVDFSVDRRADTVITSTPDVPSMNENLGKDESKAGQNDISVVPNPRFMFNLGGNATHLVTPSEILSGAISSSDSSNVNQGPKDEEVKVPDVLVNNKLENVEVEVKVMGESRSSQNEEFDSQKEAQVVPAESKEKSSQISEPNIEMANECSAVTETSNVEESHPVDDIAVAMSFEQHPSTGEEEIQDSTKDMPEKVAESVGAAAPAAKGKKSKGKQSQASGLSSPSLSPFNSTDPSYEPASSTGAPSAGAVFPQILAMQDMLNQLMTMQKEMQKQMSVIVAVPVTKEGKRVEAAVGRSMEKAIKANTDALWARFQEENAKSEKLERERMQQITSLITNCMNKDWPAMLERALKKEIPAVGQVIARAITPVIEKTISSAITDSFQRGVADKAVNQLEKSVNSKLEATVARQIQAQFQTSGKQALQDSLKSSLESSVIPAFEQSCKAMFEQVDAAFRKGMTEHTTAAQQQLEASHTPLAHTLRDAINSASTITQNLTTELIDGQRKLLALLAAGNTNSLNPIGMQPNNGPLAGLPEMALSVQQVEAPLDPTKELTRLISERKYEEAFTMALQRSDVSIVSWLCSQVDLHAICSTVPLPLNQGVLLALLQQLACDISNETSRKVGWMTDVAVTINPTDPMITVHVRPIFEQVYNILAHQRSLPTTTASEATNIRLIMHVINSVLMSCK; encoded by the exons ATGGCCTCCCCTGCTGGAAACCCCAACCCCTCCAGTCCCTTCGAGCTCCACAAGCTCTTCAAGCCCCTCAACCCCAGTCCGAACTCTAACCCTAACGCCTCTTCCCCCATCACCCCGCCCTCCTCCTACGGCGTCGTCCCGCCATCGGCGTACCCCCCGCCGTCCCCCGGCACCTTCTCCTACCCCCCCACCACCCCGCCGTTCCATCACCATCCTTTCCTCCACTACCCCCAGGAGCCCCTCCACCGCCCCATTGTCTCCTACCCCGCCGCCCCTCCCCACATCCCCAGCCCCAACTCAAGCCCTAATCCTAGCCCTAACCCTAGCCCCGGCGCCAACCCCGGCGCCCGTCTGATGGCGCTTCTGGGCAACACCGCCCCCTCCCACCTCGAATCCGCGGTCTCGATGCCTCCCTCATCCTCTATGACGTCAGAATTCTCCGCCCCAGTTAACCCGCCGATCCTCCATGCCATTCCTTCCGCGCCGCCGGCGGTCCTGGCGGTGGTCGGCCAGCCGGCGCCGGCAAGGCTGCCAAGCAGCAAGATGCCGAGAGGAAGGCACCTGGGGAGCGGGGACCGGGCGATGTACGATGTCGACTCGCGGCTGCCGGGGGAGTCCCAGCCGCCCCAGCTTGAGGTCACTCCGATCACCAAGTACACGTCGGATCCGGGGCTTGTTTTGGGTCGCCAGATCGCGGTCAACCGAACGTACATCTGCTATGGGCTCAAGCTGGGCGCGATCCGCGTGCTTAACATCAACACAGCGCTAAGATCGCTGCTCCGGGGACACACTCAG AGGGTTACGGACATGGCTTTCTTTGCTGAAGATGTCCACTTTCTAGCCAG TGCGAGTGTAGACGGGAGGGTTTTTGTATGGAAGATTGATGAAGGACCTGATGAGGAAAATAAGCCACAAATAACAGGAAAAATCATAATTGCCATTCAGATTGTAGGAGATGGAGAATCATATCATCCGCGAATTTGTTGGCACTCTCACAAACAA GAAATTTTATTTGTCGGAATTGGAAATCGTGTGCTAAAAATTGACATAACAAAGGTGGGAAGAGGAAAAGAATTTTCTGCAGAGGAACCTCTCCGATGCCCAATTGAGAAGCTGATTGATGGAGTGCATTTTGTGGGCAAACATGATGGTGAAGTGACGGATTTGTCAATATCTCAGTGGATGACAACTCGTTTAGCTTCTGCATCAAAAGACGGCATG GTTAAGATCTGGGAAGATCGTAAAGCTGTTCCACTTACAACTTTAAGGCCACATGATGGTCAAGCAGTCAATTCAGTCATATTCTTGACATCGCCTCAAAGACCTGATCACATTAATCTCATCACAGCG GGTCCGCTGAATAGAGAAGTGAAAATGTGGGCATCTGCTGGTGATGAAGGTTGGCTGCTGCCAGGTGATTCTGAAGCATGGCAATGCACTCAGACTTTGGACTTGAGAAGTTCTTCAGAACCTCGGCTTGAGGAGGCATTTTTTAACCAAGTTATGGTTTTGCCTCGAGCAAGCCTAATAGTACTTGCAAATGCTAAAAAAAATGCTATATATGCAGTTCATGTAGACTATGGTCCATATCCAGCAGCTACACACATGGACTATATAGCAGACTTTACTGTTGCAATGCCTATTTTGAGTCTTACTGGGACGAATGATTGCCTTCCTGATGGGGAACAGGTGGTTCAAGTTTACTGTGTCCAGACACAGGCTATTCAGCAGTATGCATTGGATTTATCACAATGTTTGCCTCCGCCAAGTGATAATGTTGCATTGGGGAAGGATCCTTGTGTCTCACGTGTTTTTGACACACCTAGTTTGGAGGGGGCAGCAGTTTCAGAACCTTCCCGTGGACCTATGGTTAGTGATCTTCCTGTGGGAAGTCCTTCACCCAAATGCCCAACTGATAACAGCACTGAGAATTCATTTATAATAACCTCAGTAGCTTCAGAGGTTAACATTATTCATGAGCTGTCCTCATCGAATGTTGATGTGAAGCCCAGTGCTCCTCCACTTCCAAGTTCAGATGCTGATTCTGCAAATGTTGTATCCTCCCCTGTTCCCTTGAATTTGGACCTTGCAGGAAGACTACCTCCCttgagaagccctccaaaaggttTTGAGCAGGTACCAACACTTGGTGATCGTGATGTTGACCCATCAAATGTTGATTTTTCGGTTGATAGGAGAGCGGACACTGTTATCACAAGTACACCTGATGTTCCTTCCATGAATGAGAACTTAGGAAAGGATGAATCTAAAGCTGGCCAAAATGATATTTCTGTGGTGCCAAATCCTCGTTTTATGTTTAACCTGGGTGGCAACGCAACACACCTGGTAACTCCATCTGAAATCTTATCAGGTGCTATATCTTCATCTGACAGCAGTAATGTCAATCAAGGTCCAAAAGATGAGGAAGTAAAGGTTCCGGATGTGCTTGTTAATAATAAATTGGAGAATGTAGAGGTGGAAGTTAAAGTTATGGGTGAGAGTAGATCAAGCCAGAATGAGGAATTTGACTCTCAAAAAGAGGCTCAAGTTGTTCCTGCTGAGAGCAAGGAGAAATCCTCCCAAATTTCAGAACCAAACATTGAGATGGCCAATGAATGTTCGGCAGTAACTGAAACTAGCAATGTGGAAGAATCTCACCCTGTTGATGACATAGCTGTTGCCATGTCATTTGAACAGCATCCAAGTACTGGTGAGGAAGAAATTCAAGACAGCACAAAAGATATGCCTGAAAAGGTGGCAGAATCTGTTGGTGCTGCAGCACCTGCCGCCAAAGGGAAGAAATCAAAGGGAAAGCAGTCTCAAGCTTCTGGATTATCATCCCCTTCCTTGAGTCCTTTTAACTCCACTGATCCTTCATATGAACCAGCAAGCAGTACAGGCGCTCCTTCTGCTGGTGCTGTGTTTCCTCAAATTCTGGCCATGCAGGATATGCTGAACCAG CTTATGACCATGCAAAAGGAAATGCAGAAGCAGATGAGTGTGATAGTGGCTGTTCCTGTCACCAAAGAAGGCAAAAGAGTGGAGGCAGCTGTGGGGCGGAGCATGGAGAAAGCTATCAAGGCTAATACTGATGCTTTGTGGGCACGTTTCCAGGAGGAAAATGCAAAAAGTGAGAAGCTAGAGAGAGAACGAATGCAGCAGATAACAAGTTTGATCACAAACTGTATGAACAAGGATTGGCCTGCCATGTTGGAAAGGGCATTAAAGAAGGAAATCCCTGCAGTCGGGCAAGTCATAGCTCGTGCAATTACACCAGTTATTGAGAAGACAATTTCTTCAGCAATAACTGACTCATTTCAG AGAGGGGTTGCAGACAAAGCAGTAAATCAGTTGGAGAAGTCCGTCAATTCAAAACTTGAAGCTACAGTGGCTAGGCAGATCCAAGCACAATTCCAAACTTCTGGGAAGCAAGCTCTTCAG GATTCATTAAAATCTTCTCTAGAATCCTCAGTGATTCCTGCATTTGAGCAGTCTTGCAAAGCAATGTTTGAACAAGTAGATGCTGCATTCAGGAAAGGAATGACTGAACATACTACTGCAGCACAGCAACAACTTGAGGCATCACATACTCCACTTGCTCACACTTTGAGG GATGCAATCAATTCTGCATCAACAATTACCCAAAACCTTACCACTGAATTGATTGATGGCCAGCGGAAGCTTTTAGCTCTCCTTGCAGCAGGAAACACGAATTCATTGAATCCCATTGGTATGCAGCCAAACAATGGCCCACTGGCAGGTCTTCCTGAGATG GCCTTGTCTGTACAACAGGTTGAGGCACCTCTGGATCCAACAAAAGAACTAACAAGATTAATATCTGAACGGAAATACGAGGAAGCATTCACTATGGCTCTTCAAAGAAGTGACGTGTCCATTGTCTCTTGGTTATGTTCGCAG GTTGATTTGCATGCAATTTGTTCCACGGTACCACTTCCTCTAAATCAAGGAGTACTGCTAGCTCTTCTGCAGCAGCTAGCATGCGATATCAGCAATGAGACATCCCGCAAAGTGGGATGGATGACAGATGTAGCTGTAACTATCAATCCAACAGACCCTATGATCACAGTGCATGTACGGCCGATATTTGAGCAGGTCTATAACATATTGGCCCACCAAAGATCGCTTCCTACAACCACAGCATCTGAAGCTACCAACATCCGACTAATAATGCATGTTATAAATTCAGTATTAATGAGCTGTAAATGA